In one Pseudomonas fitomaticsae genomic region, the following are encoded:
- a CDS encoding apoptosis inducing factor family protein, translating to MTLHRVARFADVPEDRGLEVQIGDCKIVLLRAAGQLRAFQGECPHAGAPLAEGALCHGRLICPWHKAAFRAEDGALCEPPALDSLKRYPLELRGDEVWVDDQPLPDPHTPPQDDPRTFVIVGAGAGGTACAAALREKGFGGRIVLIDREPDTGYDRTVLSKFVLSGEMPPPETPPLRDDDFYREQHINRVSGEVSGLDVETKTLHLSDDRTLNYNAAVLATGATPNALKLPGADLPQVFVLRSKAQAQSIMDAAQPGQRAVIIGDSFIALECASALRQHGLEVTLLARHAIPFAAQFGEAVGKAIRALHEENGVQFITDHEAREITGDGKVEAVLLDNGLRLSADLVLAGIGVHPATEAFGDLPREEDQSLLVDASLRVADSLWAIGDIATFPLNGKPQRIEHWRLAQQHARIVAANLLGGDEHYLDVPYFWTWHFGRNYDYLGHAEAWDAVEFIGEPEQPPFIGLFGSKGVVVAAVACEEERAMALLAERMKQPLPMDEAWRLVRAVR from the coding sequence ATGACCCTGCACCGTGTCGCCCGTTTCGCCGATGTGCCTGAAGACCGTGGGCTGGAGGTGCAAATCGGCGACTGCAAGATCGTCCTGCTGCGCGCCGCCGGCCAGTTGCGCGCCTTTCAGGGGGAATGCCCGCACGCCGGTGCGCCGCTGGCGGAAGGCGCGTTGTGCCACGGCCGACTGATCTGCCCGTGGCACAAGGCAGCCTTTCGCGCCGAAGATGGCGCCTTGTGCGAGCCTCCGGCGCTGGACAGCCTCAAGCGCTATCCGCTGGAACTGCGCGGCGACGAGGTGTGGGTCGATGACCAGCCACTGCCGGATCCGCACACCCCGCCGCAGGACGATCCGCGCACCTTTGTCATCGTCGGCGCCGGTGCCGGGGGAACGGCCTGCGCCGCCGCTCTGCGGGAAAAAGGCTTCGGCGGGCGGATCGTGCTGATCGACCGCGAACCGGACACCGGCTACGACCGCACGGTGCTGAGCAAATTTGTGCTGTCCGGGGAAATGCCGCCGCCGGAAACCCCGCCCCTGCGTGATGACGACTTTTACCGCGAACAACACATCAACCGGGTTTCAGGCGAGGTCAGCGGGCTTGATGTCGAAACCAAGACCCTTCACCTGAGCGATGACCGCACACTGAATTACAACGCGGCGGTGCTGGCCACCGGCGCAACGCCGAACGCGCTGAAACTGCCCGGCGCTGACCTGCCTCAAGTGTTTGTCCTGCGCTCCAAAGCCCAGGCGCAATCCATCATGGACGCCGCCCAACCCGGCCAGCGCGCGGTGATCATCGGTGACAGTTTCATTGCGCTCGAATGCGCTTCGGCCCTGCGCCAGCACGGTCTCGAGGTGACGCTGCTGGCGCGCCATGCCATTCCGTTCGCGGCGCAATTCGGTGAAGCCGTCGGCAAGGCGATCCGCGCGCTGCACGAAGAAAACGGCGTGCAATTCATCACCGATCACGAAGCCAGGGAGATCACCGGCGACGGCAAGGTCGAAGCGGTGTTGCTCGACAACGGTCTGCGTCTTTCGGCGGATCTGGTATTAGCGGGAATCGGCGTACACCCGGCCACCGAAGCGTTCGGCGACCTGCCGCGCGAAGAGGATCAATCGCTGTTAGTCGATGCCAGCCTGCGCGTCGCCGACAGCCTGTGGGCGATTGGCGATATCGCCACCTTCCCGTTGAACGGCAAACCACAGCGCATCGAACACTGGCGCCTGGCCCAGCAGCACGCGCGGATCGTCGCCGCGAACCTGCTCGGTGGCGATGAGCATTACCTGGACGTGCCGTATTTCTGGACCTGGCATTTCGGCCGCAACTACGACTATCTCGGTCACGCCGAGGCGTGGGATGCGGTCGAATTTATCGGCGAACCCGAACAGCCGCCGTTTATCGGGCTGTTCGGGAGCAAGGGCGTGGTGGTGGCAGCGGTGGCCTGCGAAGAGGAACGGGCGATGGCCCTGCTCGCCGAACGCATGAAGCAACCGCTGCCAATGGATGAAGCCTGGCGACTGGTTCGCGCCGTCAGGTGA
- a CDS encoding RNA polymerase sigma factor produces the protein MFASADSLEASSDESLLARYREGDGKAFEILYARHRQSLYRFLLGLSGKPELADEVFQETWLSLIRSTSQPQGRATFRTWLFQIARNRLIDHWRKHGARQPLHDSYDEQTHAVSDDASDPEQLLNLSRDSQRLESALQSLPADQREVFLLRAHGDLDLAQIASLTETPLETVKSRLRYAQQKLRRLLAEEVLT, from the coding sequence CTGTTTGCCTCCGCCGACAGCCTTGAGGCCAGCAGCGACGAATCGCTGCTGGCCCGTTATCGCGAGGGTGACGGCAAGGCGTTCGAGATCCTGTACGCCCGCCATCGGCAGAGTCTTTATCGGTTTCTGCTCGGTTTGAGCGGCAAACCTGAACTGGCCGATGAGGTTTTCCAGGAGACCTGGCTGAGCCTGATCCGCAGTACCAGTCAGCCACAGGGCCGGGCGACCTTTCGTACATGGTTGTTCCAGATTGCCCGCAATCGCCTGATCGATCACTGGCGCAAACACGGTGCCCGACAACCGCTGCATGACAGCTACGATGAGCAAACCCACGCCGTCAGCGACGATGCGTCCGATCCCGAACAACTGCTCAACCTCAGCCGCGACAGCCAGCGCCTGGAGAGCGCCCTGCAATCCTTGCCCGCCGACCAACGCGAAGTGTTTCTGCTGCGCGCCCACGGCGACCTCGACCTGGCGCAAATCGCCAGCCTCACCGAAACACCGCTGGAAACCGTCAAGAGCCGCTTGCGCTACGCCCAGCAAAAACTGCGTCGGCTGCTGGCCGAGGAGGTACTGACATGA
- the pgaC gene encoding poly-beta-1,6-N-acetyl-D-glucosamine synthase, protein MLDRLLALLVLAIVLGFPLGLIFLVTGQFLMDFVFFYPLFMSGLWISGGLYFWLHWERHWPWKDDTLPPPLEGEPLISILIPCYNEGDNAADTIHAALAQHYPNIEVIAINDGSKDNTAEVLDALAKEDPRLRVLHLAENQGKAVALRMGAIAARSEYLVCIDGDALLAPNTAAYLVAPMLDNARLGAVTGNPRIRTRSTLVGRVQVGEFSSIIGLIKRTQRVFGRIFTVSGVIVAFRRTALNRVGYWSPDMITEDIDISWKLQLDHWSIFYEPRALCWILMPETLRGLWKQRLRWAQGGAEVLFKNIRGIWQYRHRYLWPLLFEYCLSTGWAFTFLLSVIFWAVGKFVVMPEAIAVDHLMPPAFTGLLLAFVCLVQFAVSIIIDRRYEPGLGKTMFWVVWYPIAFWFVSLLTTLVSFPKVLFGQHQKRARWVSPDRGIKPLGDDEEEVIK, encoded by the coding sequence ATGCTGGATAGACTGCTGGCCCTGCTGGTTCTGGCGATCGTCCTCGGCTTCCCGCTGGGGCTGATCTTCCTGGTCACCGGGCAATTCCTGATGGACTTCGTGTTCTTCTACCCGCTGTTCATGTCCGGGTTGTGGATTTCCGGTGGCCTGTATTTCTGGCTGCACTGGGAGCGGCACTGGCCGTGGAAGGACGACACCCTGCCGCCACCGCTGGAAGGCGAACCGCTGATTTCGATCCTGATCCCTTGCTACAACGAGGGCGACAACGCGGCCGACACCATCCACGCGGCGCTGGCGCAGCATTACCCGAACATCGAAGTCATCGCGATCAACGACGGGTCCAAGGACAACACCGCCGAAGTGCTGGATGCACTGGCCAAGGAAGATCCACGGCTGCGGGTGCTGCACCTGGCGGAAAACCAGGGCAAGGCTGTAGCCCTGCGCATGGGCGCCATCGCTGCGCGCAGCGAATACTTGGTGTGCATCGACGGTGATGCGTTGCTGGCGCCGAACACCGCCGCTTATCTGGTGGCGCCGATGCTCGACAACGCACGACTGGGCGCGGTGACCGGCAACCCACGAATCCGCACGCGTTCGACATTGGTCGGGCGGGTTCAGGTCGGTGAGTTCTCGTCGATCATCGGGCTGATCAAGCGCACCCAGCGGGTGTTCGGGCGGATCTTCACCGTGTCGGGTGTGATCGTCGCGTTCCGCCGTACCGCGCTCAACCGGGTCGGCTACTGGAGCCCGGACATGATCACCGAAGACATCGACATCAGCTGGAAGCTGCAACTGGACCACTGGAGCATTTTCTACGAGCCCCGTGCCCTGTGCTGGATCCTGATGCCGGAAACCCTGCGTGGTCTGTGGAAGCAGCGCCTGCGCTGGGCCCAGGGCGGCGCCGAAGTGCTGTTCAAGAACATTCGCGGGATCTGGCAGTACCGTCACCGTTACCTGTGGCCGCTGCTGTTTGAATACTGCCTGTCGACCGGTTGGGCGTTCACCTTCCTGTTGTCGGTGATCTTCTGGGCCGTCGGCAAGTTCGTGGTCATGCCTGAAGCCATTGCCGTCGATCACCTCATGCCTCCGGCGTTCACCGGGTTGCTGCTGGCGTTTGTCTGCCTGGTGCAGTTCGCGGTCAGCATCATCATCGACCGTCGTTACGAGCCGGGCCTGGGCAAGACCATGTTCTGGGTGGTGTGGTACCCGATCGCGTTCTGGTTCGTGAGCCTGCTGACCACGCTGGTCAGTTTCCCCAAAGTATTGTTCGGCCAACACCAGAAGCGTGCGCGCTGGGTCAGTCCCGACCGGGGTATCAAGCCGCTCGGGGACGATGAAGAGGAGGTTATCAAATGA
- the pgaD gene encoding poly-beta-1,6-N-acetyl-D-glucosamine biosynthesis protein PgaD: MKIIRTRQRPFLVAVDAFFTVLAWVGLLYLLVRGLWPLIETHEGGPRIDNSAFEALGTLQIYLWVALVNAVILIGWARYQQRKSRSFAQRRLPSPVVDDEGLSRSFKLCDERFQKLRGPGVMTIHNDQDGDVSHVVPHLWPVQPEELPPPLAPLEHPRVIFLHAEDDDNREPLNRIT, from the coding sequence ATGAAAATCATCCGGACCCGCCAACGGCCGTTTCTGGTGGCGGTCGATGCGTTCTTCACGGTGCTGGCCTGGGTCGGCCTGCTGTATCTGCTGGTGCGCGGCCTGTGGCCGTTGATCGAGACCCACGAAGGCGGGCCGCGCATCGACAATTCGGCGTTCGAAGCCCTCGGCACTTTGCAGATTTATCTGTGGGTGGCGTTGGTCAACGCCGTGATCCTGATCGGCTGGGCGCGCTATCAGCAACGCAAGAGCCGAAGCTTCGCCCAGCGCCGCCTGCCGTCCCCGGTGGTCGACGATGAAGGGCTGAGCCGCAGCTTCAAACTGTGCGACGAGCGCTTTCAGAAACTGCGCGGGCCGGGCGTGATGACCATCCACAACGATCAGGACGGCGACGTCAGCCACGTGGTGCCGCATCTGTGGCCGGTCCAGCCGGAAGAACTGCCGCCACCGCTGGCGCCTCTGGAACATCCTCGGGTGATCTTTCTGCACGCCGAGGATGACGACAACCGCGAGCCGCTGAACCGGATCACCTGA
- a CDS encoding vWA domain-containing protein, translated as MSLPSTLLRPLAASVLLVVAGCGVSSSPETTVAPPPAQTELKSSVQPEAVLADSAMAKRSALAAPIARFAPMPAGESYPQGYRDEQREQYAKLADNPIHSVAETPVSTFSADVDTGAYANVRRLLNQGRLPPEGAVRLEEMVNYFPYDYALPSDGSPFGVTTELAASPWNPHTRLLRIGIKASDRAVAELAPANLVFLVDVSGSMDRPEGLPRVKSTLKLLVDQLREQDRVSLVVYAGESRVVLEPTSGREKAKIRTAIEQLTAGGSTAGASGIELAYQMAQQAFIPKGINRILLATDGDFNVGISDFDSLKQMAVDKRKTGISLTTLGFGVDNYNEHLMEQLADAGDGNYAYIDNLREARKVLVDQLGSTLAMVAKNVKLQVEFNPAQVSEYRLLGYENRALKREDFSNDKVDAGEIGAGHTVTALYEIVPTGEKGWLEPLRYGKTDAVVSEKKGELAMLRVRYQKPEGGKSLLIERPIASQVAPASEDLRFAAAVAAFSQQLKDGRYTGEFSLKDTEALARGARGDDRFGLRNEFVQLVELAQSLRTSTASNALSTERRIE; from the coding sequence ATGTCCCTTCCTTCCACGCTTCTGCGCCCTCTTGCTGCCAGTGTGTTGCTGGTGGTTGCCGGTTGCGGTGTTTCTTCCAGCCCGGAAACCACCGTCGCACCGCCTCCGGCGCAGACCGAACTGAAATCTTCCGTGCAGCCTGAAGCGGTGTTGGCCGATAGCGCGATGGCCAAGCGCAGTGCATTGGCGGCGCCGATCGCCCGTTTTGCACCGATGCCGGCCGGTGAAAGTTATCCACAAGGCTATCGCGACGAACAGCGCGAGCAGTACGCCAAGCTGGCCGACAACCCGATCCACAGTGTCGCCGAAACCCCGGTCTCGACCTTTAGCGCCGACGTCGACACCGGCGCCTACGCCAATGTGCGACGGCTGCTCAATCAGGGTCGACTGCCGCCGGAAGGCGCGGTGCGGCTGGAGGAGATGGTCAATTACTTTCCCTACGACTACGCGCTGCCGAGCGATGGCTCGCCCTTCGGCGTGACCACCGAACTGGCCGCTTCACCGTGGAACCCGCACACCCGCTTGCTGCGTATCGGCATCAAGGCCTCCGATCGCGCGGTGGCGGAACTGGCCCCGGCCAATCTGGTGTTTCTGGTGGATGTGTCCGGCTCGATGGACCGCCCCGAAGGCTTGCCGCGGGTCAAAAGCACCCTGAAGTTGCTGGTCGATCAATTGCGCGAACAGGATCGGGTGTCGTTGGTGGTGTATGCCGGCGAGTCCAGAGTGGTGCTGGAGCCGACTTCCGGACGGGAAAAGGCGAAAATTCGCACAGCCATCGAGCAATTGACTGCCGGCGGCTCGACCGCCGGCGCTTCAGGCATCGAGCTGGCTTATCAGATGGCGCAGCAGGCGTTCATCCCCAAAGGCATCAACCGCATCCTGTTGGCCACCGACGGTGACTTCAACGTCGGCATCAGCGACTTCGACAGCCTGAAACAAATGGCTGTGGATAAGCGCAAGACCGGCATTTCCCTGACCACCCTGGGTTTCGGTGTGGATAACTACAATGAACACCTGATGGAACAACTGGCCGATGCCGGCGACGGTAACTACGCCTACATCGACAACCTGCGCGAAGCGCGCAAGGTACTGGTGGATCAACTCGGTTCGACCCTCGCCATGGTGGCGAAAAACGTCAAGTTGCAGGTCGAGTTCAACCCGGCGCAGGTCAGCGAATACCGCCTGCTCGGCTACGAAAATCGCGCGTTGAAGCGTGAGGATTTCAGCAATGACAAGGTCGATGCCGGTGAAATCGGTGCAGGCCATACGGTGACGGCGTTGTATGAAATTGTCCCGACGGGCGAGAAGGGCTGGCTGGAACCGCTGCGCTACGGAAAAACCGACGCGGTTGTTTCCGAGAAGAAAGGAGAATTGGCAATGCTGCGTGTGCGATATCAAAAGCCTGAGGGTGGGAAAAGTCTGCTGATCGAGCGGCCGATTGCCAGTCAGGTGGCGCCGGCCAGTGAAGACCTGCGTTTCGCTGCCGCCGTCGCTGCGTTTTCCCAGCAACTCAAGGACGGCCGCTACACCGGTGAATTCAGCCTCAAGGATACCGAAGCCCTGGCCCGAGGTGCCCGTGGCGATGACCGTTTCGGCCTGCGCAACGAGTTCGTGCAACTGGTGGAACTGGCGCAGAGTCTGCGTACGTCTACTGCCTCCAACGCACTGTCCACTGAGCGACGGATTGAATAG
- the pgaB gene encoding poly-beta-1,6-N-acetyl-D-glucosamine N-deacetylase PgaB, which translates to MPLISRFILLLGVLLVSACAQQAPAFVPPSERPVAANEKPWPKNHVLGIAYHDVEDRDPDQAVVAVRTERLLEQLAWLRENNYKPVTVDQIMAARKGGPELPPKAILLSFDDGYASFYTRVLPVLRAYNWHALLAPVGTWIDTPLNQPVDFAGTPRARSDFLTWAQVREISQSGLVEIAAHTDANHKGILANPQGNLQPAAATRRYDPVSKRYESEADFQARIRADVQAISEKIRKNTGKKPRIWVWPYGTADGTSLTVVSEEGYEMALTLDDGLDALDNLMSGPRFLVASDPDGEHFANSVVGVQSDFTMRVVHVDLDNVYDPDPAQQEINLGKLIQRMADMGANTVFLQAFADPKGDGLVHSLYFPNRHLPMRADLFDRVAWQLRTRAHVKVFAWMPVLSFELDSKLPRVTRWDPKTGTTAVDPDQYKRLSPFDPEVRRIIGEIYEDVARLTSVDGILYHDDAVLSDFEDAGPLALKAYAANGLPGSIAALRDDPAAMQRWTRFKSRYLIDFTNELTAKVRAIRGPQVLTARNIFAEPVLNPHSEAWFAQNLDDFLVSYDWTAPMAMPLMEKQTHAQSGPWLEELVAKIKQRPGALDRTVFELQARDWTKKDQADIDGAQLADWMGRLKRQGATSFGYYPDNFLENLPDLKTVRPALSNKWNP; encoded by the coding sequence ATGCCTTTGATTTCGCGTTTCATCCTTCTGCTGGGAGTGCTGCTGGTCAGCGCCTGCGCCCAGCAAGCCCCGGCCTTCGTGCCGCCGTCCGAGCGACCGGTAGCCGCCAATGAAAAGCCCTGGCCGAAAAACCACGTGCTGGGCATTGCCTACCACGACGTCGAAGACCGTGACCCCGATCAGGCGGTGGTGGCGGTGCGCACCGAGCGTCTGCTCGAACAGCTCGCCTGGCTGCGGGAGAACAACTACAAACCGGTGACGGTCGACCAGATCATGGCCGCGCGCAAGGGCGGGCCGGAACTGCCGCCCAAGGCGATCCTGCTCAGCTTCGACGACGGTTACGCAAGTTTCTACACCCGCGTGTTGCCGGTATTGCGCGCCTACAACTGGCATGCGCTGCTGGCGCCGGTCGGTACCTGGATCGATACGCCGCTGAACCAACCGGTGGATTTCGCCGGCACGCCGCGTGCGCGCTCGGACTTCCTGACCTGGGCTCAGGTGCGGGAAATCTCGCAGTCGGGTCTGGTGGAAATCGCCGCCCACACTGACGCCAATCACAAAGGCATCCTTGCCAACCCGCAAGGCAACCTGCAGCCGGCGGCCGCGACCCGACGCTACGATCCGGTGAGCAAACGCTACGAATCCGAAGCCGACTTCCAGGCGCGGATCCGCGCCGACGTGCAGGCGATCTCGGAAAAAATCCGCAAGAACACCGGTAAAAAACCGCGCATCTGGGTCTGGCCTTACGGGACGGCGGACGGCACGTCGCTGACCGTGGTCAGCGAAGAAGGCTATGAAATGGCCCTGACCCTTGATGACGGCCTCGATGCCCTCGACAACCTGATGAGCGGGCCGCGTTTCCTGGTGGCTTCCGACCCTGACGGCGAGCACTTCGCCAACAGCGTGGTCGGCGTGCAATCGGATTTCACCATGCGCGTGGTCCACGTGGATCTGGACAACGTTTACGACCCGGACCCGGCGCAGCAGGAAATCAACCTTGGCAAACTGATCCAGCGCATGGCGGACATGGGCGCCAACACCGTGTTCCTGCAAGCCTTCGCCGATCCGAAGGGCGATGGTCTGGTGCATTCGCTGTACTTCCCCAACCGTCATCTGCCGATGCGCGCCGACCTGTTCGACCGTGTCGCCTGGCAATTGCGCACCCGGGCTCACGTGAAGGTCTTTGCGTGGATGCCGGTGCTGAGTTTCGAGCTGGATTCGAAGCTGCCACGGGTGACGCGCTGGGATCCGAAAACCGGCACGACCGCTGTCGACCCGGATCAATACAAACGCCTGTCGCCGTTCGATCCCGAAGTGCGGCGGATCATCGGCGAGATCTACGAAGATGTGGCGCGCCTGACTTCGGTCGACGGCATTCTCTACCACGACGACGCTGTGCTTTCAGACTTCGAAGACGCCGGCCCTCTGGCGCTGAAGGCCTATGCCGCGAACGGCTTGCCGGGCTCGATCGCCGCCCTGCGTGACGATCCGGCAGCGATGCAGCGCTGGACGCGGTTCAAAAGCCGTTACCTGATCGACTTCACCAACGAACTGACCGCCAAGGTGCGCGCGATTCGTGGCCCGCAAGTGCTTACCGCACGCAACATCTTCGCCGAGCCGGTGCTCAACCCGCACAGCGAAGCGTGGTTCGCGCAGAACCTCGACGACTTCCTCGTGAGCTACGACTGGACGGCGCCGATGGCCATGCCGCTCATGGAAAAACAGACCCATGCGCAATCCGGCCCGTGGCTCGAAGAACTGGTGGCGAAGATCAAACAGCGCCCCGGTGCGCTGGATCGCACGGTGTTCGAACTGCAGGCCCGGGACTGGACGAAAAAGGACCAGGCCGACATAGACGGTGCGCAACTGGCCGACTGGATGGGTCGCCTCAAGCGTCAGGGCGCCACCAGTTTCGGCTACTACCCGGACAACTTCCTCGAGAACCTGCCGGACCTGAAAACCGTGCGGCCTGCGCTCTCCAACAAATGGAACCCATGA
- a CDS encoding YbhB/YbcL family Raf kinase inhibitor-like protein codes for MTRLTSLNPWLAAVAVALCVQFPAQAQERFTLSIPGVSDNRLFTSAAASDAAGCGGKNQSPALSWNAGPSGTLSYAIVMHDPDGQKGAGVDHWVHYGIKATTRQIPAGVGAKSALEGVGGTNSKGTTSYIGPCPPVGDSAHHYIIQIYALDLAPDALPAGLTRAQLMEKIKGHVLRNSSAVRRYHR; via the coding sequence ATGACCCGATTGACCTCTCTCAACCCTTGGCTGGCGGCCGTTGCCGTCGCCCTTTGCGTGCAGTTTCCGGCGCAGGCCCAGGAGCGTTTCACCCTCAGCATTCCCGGTGTGTCGGATAACCGTCTGTTCACCTCGGCGGCGGCCAGCGATGCGGCCGGCTGCGGCGGCAAGAACCAGTCGCCGGCCCTGAGCTGGAATGCCGGCCCGAGCGGAACCCTGAGCTACGCCATCGTCATGCACGATCCGGACGGCCAGAAAGGCGCGGGCGTCGATCACTGGGTTCACTACGGCATCAAGGCCACGACCCGGCAGATTCCCGCCGGCGTTGGCGCCAAATCGGCCCTTGAAGGCGTCGGTGGCACCAACAGCAAAGGCACCACCAGCTACATCGGCCCATGCCCACCGGTCGGCGACAGCGCGCACCACTACATCATCCAGATCTACGCCCTCGATCTGGCCCCGGACGCCTTGCCTGCCGGCCTGACCCGCGCCCAGCTGATGGAGAAAATCAAAGGCCACGTGCTGCGCAACAGCAGTGCGGTGCGGCGTTATCACCGCTGA